The Lycium barbarum isolate Lr01 chromosome 12, ASM1917538v2, whole genome shotgun sequence genome includes a region encoding these proteins:
- the LOC132621254 gene encoding uncharacterized protein LOC132621254 — MVADWGPVVVAVAMFILLSPGLLFQLPARNRVIEFGNMYTSGISILVHAILFFCIYTILIVAIGVHIRSG; from the coding sequence ATGGTAGCAGATTGGGGGCCAGTGGTGGTTGCAGTTGCAATGTTCATCTTACTATCGCCAGGATTGCTATTCCAGTTACCAGCGAGGAATAGGGTGATTGAATTCGGGAACATGTACACCAGTGGGATTTCCATCCTAGTTCATGCCATCTTATTCTTCTGTATATACACAATCTTGATAGTTGCTATTGGTGTTCACATACGATCCGGTTGA
- the LOC132621255 gene encoding uncharacterized protein LOC132621255 has protein sequence MSDWGPVVIAVVLFVLLSPGLLFQLPGNSRAVEFANFQTSGLSIFIHTLLFFGFITIFLIAIGVHIYTG, from the coding sequence ATGTCTGATTGGGGACCAGTTGTAATAGCAGTTGTTCTGTTTGTGCTGTTGAGCCCGGGCCTTCTGTTCCAACTCCCAGGAAACAGCCGGGCCGTAGAGTTTGCCAACTTTCAGACAAGTGGACTCTCCATTTTCATACATACGCTTCTCTTTTTTGGCTTCATTACCATCTTCCTTATTGCCATTGGTGTCCATATTTACACCGGCTAG
- the LOC132624777 gene encoding uncharacterized protein LOC132624777 yields the protein MESSRKRRTGFIKGKLVKSLYRAAAPAKPTTSPTNYYYSSEDSPRTVYHLHLHHHQPKEKLVPYNPNSIIIMNQEKSAPPLKPKVSYYIPPQSTPSNGTNTGNNYYAKMDKSYGDESVDIKAANYISCVQERFKLERTC from the coding sequence ATGGAGTCGAGCCGCAAGCGAAGAACAGGGTTCATCAAAGGGAAACTGGTGAAGTCTTTATACCGAGCAGCAGCACCTGCGAAGCCCACCACATCACCAACTAATTATTATTACAGCTCGGAGGACAGTCCTCGAACTgtttatcatcttcatcttcatcatcatcagCCAAAGGAAAAGCTTGTTCCTTACAATCCAAATAGCATCAttataatgaaccaggagaaatCTGCACCTCCGTTGAAGCCAAAAGTTTCTTATTACATTCCACCGCAGAGTACGCCCTCTAATGGTACTAATACTGGAAATAATTATTATGCCAAGATGGACAAATCTTATGGAGACGAAAGCGTTGATATAAAGGCTGCCAACTACATATCATGTGTTCAGGAGCGTTTCAAACTTGAACGCACTTGTTAA